The Victivallis lenta genome includes the window AAGCGCATGGAGCCGTTTCCTGCCGGGCGCGGCGTGCCGGTTCACGTGACCGAATTCAACGGCTCCGCCATGGGAAGCCGCCACTTCGACACCCAGACCGGGGCGGCGTTCGTGGTCAAGGCGAACCGCCTGATGGCCGACGAAGGGGTGCTGCGCACCTATTTCTACTGCGCGATCGACCACCCGTATCTGAATCTCGAACACCACTATTCGACCGACCTCGGTTACATGACCCATTACGATGCGGTGCCGAAGCCGTCGTTCAACGCACTGGTTCTGCTGAACCGGCTTGAAGGGAAGCGGCTGCCGGTCAAAGCTTCGAGCGAACCGTTCGACGCGATGGCGGCCGTCGCCGGGGACGGGACGATGCGGATTGTCGTGACGACGTTCAGCGAGGAGGAGCTCGGCGCCGCGAAACCGGTTCCGGTCACGCTCGAGATCGACTGGGCGGGGAGGCCGGAGAAACTCGGCCGGGCCGAACTCGTCCGCATCGATTCCGCGCACGCCAACAGCTATGCGGCCTTTGAAAAGGCCGGCAAGCCTTCTTACCGGGAGAATCCCGATACCGCCGCATACCGCGAGGCCGCGAAGCTGGTTCCGGAGGCGCTTCAGGCATACCGTTTCGAGAACGGCAAGCTCATTATTCCGCTCGTGCTGGAGCTGAACAGTGTTGCGGCTGTGACGGTGAAATGAATATGCCTTTCCCCGGCGGCGCCGGAATCGGATCCATCCTGCCGTCTCCGGCCGCCTGCCGTACATGGCGGAGACGGCTTATTCCGTCTTCTGGTAGACCCTTACGTAGTCGACCAGATATTCCGCGGGAAGGGCCGACCGGTCGACTTTGCCGCCCAGCATGCCGCCGACGGCGAGATTCAGCAGCAGAAAATGGGGAACCCGGAATGCGTTGTATGCCTCGCTGCCGCATTGTTCGATCGGGATGCTCAGGAATACCCGGTCATCGACGAAGAAATCGATTTTATCCCTGTTCCAGTCGATCCCGTAAAGATGGAACCCGTCGGTCAGCTCCGGCCGGTCGGCGTATTTCCCGTTTTTCTGGCGATACTTTCCTTCGGGACTCTGCCAGTGCAAAGCTCCCTGCATCCAGCTTTTTTCGTGCGGATTTCGGCCCACATATTCGACGATGTCGATCTCTCCGTTGTCCGGCCAGTTCCGCCGTTTCTCCGGGTCGGCGCCGATGGTCCAGAAGGCCGGCCACAGGCCGGCGCCCTTCGGCATTCTGGCCCGCATGACAATCCGCCCGTATTTGAATTCGGCCCTGCCGTTCGAGACGATTCCGGCGGACGTGATTTCGATGAACCGGCGGTTCTCCTTCCAGTTCTCCGAGCCCTCCCTGTAATTCGGGTTCGGTTTTTTCTCCTTTTCCAGACGGGCCACGATATGGAGCATGCCGTCCTTCACGAAGATATTCTCCGGAGAATTCGTGTACCATTGTTCCTCTTTGTTGCGGAGGAAGCCCTGGTACTCATATCTCCAGTTCGCCGGATTCGGCGCGCCGTCGATATCGAATTCGTCCGACCATACCAGTTTCCAGCCGGGTCCGGCGGGCTCGGGGGAGACTTCTCCGGCCGGCAGCGTCAGGGCGGCGGCGACTCCGATTGCCGCCAGTGCAAAAATCGTTGTCTTCATGGAATTCCTTTCTGCTTTCCTTATTGCCTGCGGGTCACTGGTTGTCCGGATACGGATGCCAGCCCCAGAAATAGTGGCTGCCGCCGGCTCCCCAGGCGGGGTCGCCGTTCACGCCGTTGCCGGGAATCCGGCCGAAATGGATG containing:
- a CDS encoding glycoside hydrolase family 16 protein, which encodes MKTTIFALAAIGVAAALTLPAGEVSPEPAGPGWKLVWSDEFDIDGAPNPANWRYEYQGFLRNKEEQWYTNSPENIFVKDGMLHIVARLEKEKKPNPNYREGSENWKENRRFIEITSAGIVSNGRAEFKYGRIVMRARMPKGAGLWPAFWTIGADPEKRRNWPDNGEIDIVEYVGRNPHEKSWMQGALHWQSPEGKYRQKNGKYADRPELTDGFHLYGIDWNRDKIDFFVDDRVFLSIPIEQCGSEAYNAFRVPHFLLLNLAVGGMLGGKVDRSALPAEYLVDYVRVYQKTE